Proteins encoded by one window of Kribbella italica:
- a CDS encoding alpha-glucosidase/alpha-galactosidase, with protein sequence MTRIAFIGAGSVVFTQGLLADLFGFDDLGELHIALHDIDPERLRTAASAAAVIATELGARPTISAHLDRRAALEGCDFVVNIIQVGMNDATRIDFDLPARYGVRQTIGDTLGVGGVFRALRTFPVLRGLAADIAAVCPDAWLLNYTNPMAMNVWYLSALGVRNVVGLCHSVHWTMYDLSELVGVPFEEVRYLAGGVNHQSWVLRFEHGGESLYPALDEVIRRDPEMLRRVRVDMYRRLGYYPTETSEHSSEYVPWYLPHDSEIERLRLPVGEYLRIVEENVASYEKTRDAVKAGDPVPVEATMEYAPQIIHSIVTGAPRTVYGNVVNDGLISNLPSGSVVEVPCLVDALGVQPTAIGVLPAACAAVNAAYVNVNTLVVKAALDQDPRAIRQALMADPATAATLTVDQIWALCNDLVVAHSNLLDPELRAVL encoded by the coding sequence ATGACGCGGATCGCTTTCATCGGCGCGGGAAGCGTCGTGTTCACCCAGGGGCTGCTGGCCGACCTGTTCGGCTTCGACGACCTCGGTGAGCTGCACATCGCGTTGCACGACATCGATCCCGAGCGCCTCCGGACCGCGGCGTCGGCGGCCGCGGTGATCGCGACCGAGCTCGGCGCGCGGCCGACGATCAGCGCGCACCTGGACCGCCGGGCCGCGCTGGAGGGCTGCGACTTCGTCGTCAACATCATCCAGGTCGGGATGAACGACGCGACCCGGATCGACTTCGACCTGCCCGCCCGGTACGGCGTACGCCAGACGATCGGCGACACCCTCGGCGTCGGCGGGGTGTTCCGGGCGCTGCGGACCTTCCCGGTGCTGCGCGGGCTGGCCGCCGACATCGCCGCGGTCTGCCCGGACGCGTGGCTGCTGAACTACACGAACCCGATGGCGATGAACGTCTGGTACCTGTCGGCGCTCGGCGTACGGAATGTCGTGGGGCTGTGCCACTCGGTCCACTGGACGATGTATGACCTGTCGGAGCTCGTCGGCGTCCCGTTCGAGGAGGTCCGGTACCTGGCCGGCGGGGTGAACCACCAGTCGTGGGTGCTGCGCTTCGAGCACGGCGGGGAGTCGCTGTACCCGGCGCTGGACGAGGTGATCCGGCGCGACCCGGAGATGCTGCGCCGGGTCCGCGTCGACATGTACCGGCGGCTCGGGTACTACCCGACCGAGACCAGCGAGCACTCCTCGGAGTACGTGCCGTGGTACTTGCCACACGACTCCGAGATCGAGCGGCTGCGGCTGCCGGTCGGCGAGTACCTGCGGATCGTGGAGGAGAACGTCGCGTCGTACGAGAAGACGCGGGACGCGGTCAAGGCGGGCGACCCGGTGCCGGTCGAGGCGACGATGGAGTACGCGCCGCAGATCATCCACAGCATCGTGACCGGGGCGCCGCGGACCGTCTACGGGAACGTGGTGAACGACGGACTGATCAGCAACCTGCCGAGCGGGTCGGTCGTCGAAGTCCCTTGCCTGGTGGACGCCTTGGGAGTCCAGCCGACGGCGATCGGGGTGCTGCCGGCCGCCTGCGCGGCCGTCAACGCGGCGTACGTGAACGTGAACACGCTGGTGGTAAAGGCGGCTCTGGACCAGGACCCGCGAGCGATCCGGCAGGCGCTGATGGCCGACCCGGCGACCGCGGCGACCTTGACGGTCGACCAGATCTGGGCCCTGTGCAACGACCTGGTCGTGGCCCACAGCAACCTTCTGGACCCGGAGCTGCGGGCTGTGCTCTGA
- a CDS encoding carbohydrate kinase family protein, with translation MFDLLVLGDANPDVVIGPVNQPLVFGQRERLVPTGSLCLGGSAAIMACGAARLGLKVAFAGRIGDDPAGTFVRSALEERGVDTSALVVDPGLPTPLTTVLTSGSDRAILTASGCLASTSSNDVPRTLLRSVRHVHAASFYLMPDLAAGLAELFKEARSAKASTSLDTNDDPADRWERVVLDPVLRVTDYLLPNAAEAHALTGHPVLAEAAGILARRGPLVVVKNGADGALAHNGTSMLSAPALAVEPVDTVGAGDSFDAGFVAAVLRRTGRARALAIAAACGSLSTRAAGGTAAQADWDLAVESAG, from the coding sequence ATGTTTGATCTTCTCGTACTGGGCGACGCGAACCCCGACGTCGTCATCGGGCCCGTGAACCAGCCGCTGGTCTTCGGCCAGCGGGAACGGCTCGTGCCGACCGGATCCCTGTGCCTGGGCGGTTCGGCGGCGATCATGGCCTGCGGCGCCGCCCGGCTCGGGCTGAAGGTGGCCTTCGCCGGCCGGATCGGCGACGACCCGGCCGGGACCTTCGTCCGGTCCGCGCTCGAGGAACGTGGCGTCGACACGTCCGCTCTCGTGGTCGATCCCGGGCTGCCCACTCCTCTGACCACCGTGCTCACCTCGGGCTCGGACCGCGCGATCCTCACGGCGTCTGGCTGTCTGGCCTCGACCAGCTCGAACGACGTACCGCGAACGCTGCTGCGGTCCGTACGGCACGTGCACGCGGCGTCGTTCTACCTGATGCCGGACTTGGCGGCCGGACTGGCCGAGCTGTTCAAGGAGGCGCGGAGCGCGAAGGCGTCCACGTCCCTGGACACCAACGACGACCCGGCCGACCGGTGGGAGCGGGTGGTCCTCGATCCGGTGCTGCGGGTCACCGACTACCTGCTGCCCAACGCGGCGGAGGCGCACGCCCTGACCGGGCATCCTGTGCTGGCCGAGGCCGCCGGGATCCTGGCGCGTCGCGGGCCGCTGGTCGTGGTGAAGAACGGCGCGGACGGTGCGCTCGCGCACAACGGAACCTCGATGCTCAGCGCGCCGGCGCTCGCGGTCGAGCCGGTGGACACCGTCGGCGCCGGGGACAGCTTCGACGCGGGCTTCGTGGCCGCCGTACTGCGTCGTACCGGCCGGGCGCGTGCGCTGGCGATCGCTGCCGCGTGCGGCTCGCTGTCGACCCGAGCAGCAGGCGGTACGGCGGCGCAGGCCGACTGGGACCTGGCCGTGGAGAGTGCGGGATGA
- a CDS encoding carbohydrate ABC transporter permease, with the protein MKRLPFSPWHFVLAPLALLFALPLLWLLVSSVMSNSEINRFPPALWPSRIDLDGYRFVLGNALFPRWFLNSLLVSTVAVTANLVLGSLGGYAFARMRFAGSKPLLGLMLATMVIPFQLTMIPTFLVMKHLGLIDTLGALIVPSLVTPFSVFLFRQFFVSLPRELEEAAWIDGCGRLRILVSIVLPLARPALSTVAVLTFLSTWNDLTWPLIAINHDTNYTLQLGLTTFQGQHHTQWAAVMAGNVITVLPVLLGFLLAQKAFIRSLASSGLKG; encoded by the coding sequence ATGAAGCGCCTGCCCTTCAGTCCTTGGCATTTCGTCCTCGCGCCATTGGCTCTGCTGTTCGCGCTGCCGTTGCTGTGGCTGCTGGTCAGCTCGGTGATGAGCAACTCCGAGATCAACCGGTTCCCGCCCGCGCTCTGGCCGAGCCGGATCGACCTGGACGGCTACCGGTTCGTGCTCGGCAACGCGCTGTTCCCGCGCTGGTTCCTCAACTCGTTGCTGGTGTCAACGGTCGCGGTGACGGCGAACCTGGTGCTCGGGTCGCTCGGCGGCTACGCCTTCGCCCGGATGCGGTTCGCCGGGTCGAAGCCGCTGCTCGGGCTGATGCTGGCCACGATGGTGATCCCGTTCCAGCTGACGATGATCCCGACCTTCCTGGTGATGAAGCACCTCGGCCTGATCGACACCCTCGGCGCGCTGATCGTGCCGTCGCTGGTGACGCCGTTCTCGGTCTTCCTGTTCCGGCAGTTCTTCGTCTCGCTGCCGCGGGAGCTGGAGGAGGCGGCCTGGATCGACGGCTGCGGCAGGCTCCGGATCCTGGTCTCGATCGTGCTGCCGCTGGCCCGGCCCGCACTCAGCACGGTCGCCGTCCTGACGTTCCTGAGCACCTGGAACGACCTGACCTGGCCACTGATCGCGATCAACCACGACACCAACTACACGCTCCAGCTCGGCCTGACCACCTTCCAGGGCCAGCACCACACCCAGTGGGCCGCCGTGATGGCCGGAAACGTCATCACCGTCCTGCCGGTGCTGCTCGGCTTTCTCCTGGCCCAGAAGGCGTTCATCCGCTCGCTGGCTTCCTCAGGACTTAAGGGCTGA
- a CDS encoding sugar ABC transporter permease: MRRAVERRTGGTELMASVVGTFTVDPRARAAAAKRRNRGEGRTAWAFVSPSVVIILGLSVVPVLWSLLLSFQASDLVSPSRWVGFANYRTLAADPLFREAVGQTVVYTALYVPLSVVGGLAIALLLDRKIRLIGLYRTLVFVPFVVSAAAQGVLFSFVLDPEFGAANSLLHQFGLPAQGFFSDPSQALYLLVAISLWSGTGFCVIVYLAGLQSVEPELVEAARIDGAGRTGVLRHVVLPSLTPVTIFLVLFQAINALQVFDLVFVTTKGGPLGSTTVIVYFIWEKAFKSFTAGYSAAAAYALAVALLVIGVMLQVYQRRVKR; the protein is encoded by the coding sequence GTGCGTCGAGCAGTCGAACGCCGTACTGGCGGTACCGAGCTGATGGCCAGCGTGGTCGGCACGTTCACCGTCGATCCACGAGCCCGGGCCGCCGCGGCCAAACGCCGCAACCGCGGCGAGGGCCGGACGGCGTGGGCGTTCGTCAGTCCGTCGGTCGTCATCATCCTCGGGCTCAGCGTCGTCCCGGTGCTCTGGTCGTTGCTGCTGTCGTTCCAGGCCAGTGACCTGGTCTCACCGAGCCGCTGGGTCGGGTTCGCCAACTACCGCACGCTCGCGGCCGATCCGTTGTTCCGCGAGGCCGTCGGGCAAACTGTCGTCTACACCGCGCTCTACGTGCCGTTGAGCGTCGTCGGCGGGCTCGCGATCGCCCTGCTGCTGGACCGCAAGATCCGGCTGATCGGGCTCTACCGGACGCTCGTCTTCGTCCCGTTCGTCGTCTCGGCGGCCGCGCAGGGCGTGCTGTTCTCGTTCGTGCTCGACCCCGAGTTCGGCGCGGCCAACTCGTTGCTGCACCAGTTCGGCCTGCCTGCGCAGGGCTTCTTCAGCGATCCGTCGCAGGCGCTCTACCTGCTGGTCGCGATCTCGTTGTGGAGCGGGACGGGCTTCTGCGTCATCGTCTACCTGGCCGGGCTGCAGAGCGTCGAGCCCGAGCTGGTCGAGGCGGCACGGATCGACGGCGCCGGACGGACCGGCGTACTGCGGCACGTCGTCCTGCCGTCGCTGACGCCGGTCACGATCTTCCTCGTGCTGTTCCAGGCGATCAACGCGTTGCAGGTCTTCGACCTGGTGTTCGTCACCACCAAGGGCGGGCCGCTCGGGTCGACCACGGTGATCGTGTACTTCATCTGGGAGAAGGCGTTCAAGAGCTTCACCGCCGGCTACAGCGCGGCCGCGGCGTACGCGCTGGCCGTTGCCCTGCTGGTGATCGGGGTCATGCTGCAGGTCTACCAACGGCGGGTGAAGCGATGA
- a CDS encoding ABC transporter substrate-binding protein, whose product MVAPSRRDVLRAAAVLAAAGTLGGCGKSAPDSAGGQVTVDLWHGQTETGKKALDALVAEFNRTHPGITVVGGGGGVTADSMLQKVTAGLAAGSYPDVAYIFGSDLASITRSPQVADLTGQLELDAVWPAAKAAITVKDKVRAAPALLDSLCVVYNKKLFAAAGLPAPKPGWTWDEFVATAAKLTDPGQGVFGTGWPGVGDEDTVWRLWPMIWDLGGDVVTEDGKKAGFEQVGEQALATLDKLRTDKSLYVDPKPGGEQLYQVFLGGRMGMVATGPWQLPDILDRKLDYGVVPLPSYSGKAVTISGPDTWTVFDNGSARLKAATEFVRWMLDAQQDVRWDVEGGSLPLSTTTAALPEWKKHASETNGLQVFVDALETARVRPTITAYPQISEHLGTAIVSVLLGKKSPADALKECVEQSNAVLAVPS is encoded by the coding sequence ATGGTTGCACCATCGCGTCGTGACGTCCTGCGCGCGGCCGCCGTCCTGGCGGCCGCGGGCACCCTGGGCGGCTGTGGCAAGTCCGCTCCGGATTCCGCCGGCGGCCAGGTCACCGTCGACCTCTGGCACGGCCAGACCGAAACCGGTAAGAAGGCACTCGACGCGCTGGTGGCCGAGTTCAACCGGACCCATCCGGGCATCACCGTGGTCGGCGGTGGTGGCGGCGTGACGGCCGACAGCATGCTGCAGAAGGTCACCGCGGGGCTGGCGGCCGGGTCCTACCCGGACGTCGCGTACATCTTCGGCTCGGACCTGGCCAGCATCACCCGCAGCCCGCAGGTCGCCGACCTCACCGGGCAGCTCGAGCTCGACGCCGTGTGGCCGGCCGCCAAGGCCGCGATCACCGTGAAGGACAAGGTGCGCGCCGCGCCCGCCCTGCTCGACTCGCTCTGCGTCGTCTACAACAAGAAACTCTTCGCCGCCGCCGGCCTTCCGGCGCCGAAACCCGGCTGGACCTGGGACGAGTTCGTCGCGACCGCGGCGAAGCTGACCGACCCGGGCCAAGGCGTCTTCGGCACCGGCTGGCCGGGCGTCGGCGACGAGGACACCGTCTGGCGGCTCTGGCCGATGATCTGGGACCTCGGCGGCGACGTCGTCACCGAGGACGGCAAGAAGGCCGGCTTCGAGCAGGTCGGCGAGCAGGCGCTGGCCACCCTCGACAAGCTGCGCACCGACAAGTCCCTGTACGTCGACCCGAAGCCCGGCGGGGAGCAGCTCTACCAGGTCTTCCTCGGCGGCCGGATGGGAATGGTGGCCACCGGCCCCTGGCAGCTGCCGGACATCCTGGACCGCAAGCTGGACTACGGCGTCGTGCCGCTGCCGTCGTACTCCGGCAAAGCGGTGACGATCTCGGGGCCGGACACCTGGACCGTCTTCGACAACGGCTCGGCACGGCTGAAGGCGGCGACCGAGTTCGTCCGCTGGATGCTCGACGCCCAGCAGGACGTGCGCTGGGACGTGGAGGGCGGCAGCCTCCCACTCAGTACGACGACCGCCGCGCTGCCGGAGTGGAAGAAGCACGCCTCCGAGACGAACGGCCTGCAGGTCTTCGTCGACGCGCTGGAGACGGCGCGTGTCCGGCCGACCATCACGGCGTACCCGCAGATCTCCGAGCACCTCGGCACCGCGATCGTCTCGGTGCTGCTGGGCAAGAAGTCCCCCGCCGACGCGCTGAAGGAGTGCGTCGAGCAGTCGAACGCCGTACTGGCGGTACCGAGCTGA
- a CDS encoding endo alpha-1,4 polygalactosaminidase → MSVYRPLRRQSTALKLTAFCTALLVLLAVVTVLNRTPADAAPTVALPPPGAGFDYQIGDPYTPPNGVEVVSRDRTASPAAGLYNVCYVNAFQVQPGERDEWDDDLLLRDAAGNLVIDEDWGEPLLDLRTDDQRRRVAAKVNGWIDGCADDGFQAVEPDNYDSFDRSKNLLSTEHAKTYLKLLADHAHSRNLAIAQKNTAELAGDREEVGLDFAVAEECGEWDECADFADAFDDHVLVVEYTDGGLATACAGFADRLSIVLRDEFVTAPGSGEYVRRTC, encoded by the coding sequence GTGTCCGTGTACCGCCCCTTGCGGCGACAGTCGACCGCGCTCAAGCTGACGGCGTTCTGCACCGCCCTGCTGGTGCTCCTCGCCGTCGTCACCGTCCTCAACCGCACCCCTGCGGATGCCGCGCCCACCGTGGCCCTGCCGCCCCCCGGCGCCGGTTTCGACTACCAGATCGGCGACCCCTACACCCCACCGAACGGCGTCGAGGTGGTCAGCCGTGATCGCACGGCTTCCCCGGCCGCCGGTCTCTACAACGTCTGCTACGTCAACGCCTTCCAGGTCCAGCCCGGTGAACGCGACGAGTGGGACGACGACCTGCTGCTCCGTGACGCGGCCGGCAACCTGGTGATCGACGAGGACTGGGGCGAGCCGCTGCTCGACCTGCGGACCGACGACCAGCGCCGCCGGGTCGCCGCCAAGGTCAACGGCTGGATCGACGGCTGCGCCGACGACGGCTTCCAGGCCGTCGAGCCCGACAACTACGACTCCTTCGACCGGTCGAAGAACCTGCTGTCCACCGAGCACGCGAAGACCTACCTCAAGCTGCTCGCCGACCACGCGCACAGCCGCAACCTGGCGATCGCCCAGAAGAACACCGCCGAGCTGGCCGGCGACCGCGAGGAGGTCGGACTCGACTTCGCCGTCGCCGAGGAGTGCGGTGAGTGGGACGAGTGCGCCGACTTCGCGGACGCCTTCGACGACCACGTCCTCGTCGTCGAGTACACCGACGGCGGTCTGGCGACCGCCTGCGCCGGGTTCGCGGACCGGTTGAGCATCGTGCTCCGCGACGAGTTCGTGACCGCGCCCGGCTCCGGCGAGTACGTCCGCCGGACCTGCTGA
- a CDS encoding substrate-binding domain-containing protein, with product MVKDRPTIADVAARAGVSKGSVSFALNGRPGLAQATVDRILAAADELGWRPSNRARSLSVSKAFALGLVITRDPAVLSSDPFFPAFIAGVESVLSRGGQALVLQVVTAGDDEAAGYRRLAQDGRVDGVFLSDLRHEDPRIELCRELGLPAVTLNRPEGSSPFPAVCLDDRPGTVEVVEHLLALGHRRIAHVAGPPTFVHATARADSFVATLADAGLEPAGLEVSDFTAAGGIEATRRLLALPERPTAIVYANDRMAIAGLGAAQQAGLTVPDDLSVAGFDDSELAEFVHPGLTTVRADPYAFGEAAANTLNQLIDGTGDVADVELPPARLVVRRSTARLEES from the coding sequence GTGGTCAAGGACCGACCGACGATCGCCGACGTGGCGGCCCGGGCCGGAGTCTCCAAGGGCTCGGTCTCGTTCGCGCTGAACGGGCGACCCGGCCTGGCCCAGGCCACCGTCGACCGGATTCTCGCGGCCGCCGACGAGCTCGGCTGGCGGCCCAGCAACCGGGCCCGGTCGCTGTCGGTCTCGAAGGCGTTCGCCCTCGGCCTGGTGATCACCCGGGACCCCGCCGTCCTGTCGTCCGACCCGTTCTTCCCGGCGTTCATCGCGGGCGTCGAGAGCGTGCTCTCGCGCGGCGGGCAGGCGCTCGTCCTGCAGGTCGTGACCGCGGGCGACGACGAGGCGGCCGGGTACCGGCGGCTCGCGCAGGACGGCCGGGTCGACGGGGTCTTCCTGTCCGACCTTCGCCACGAGGACCCGCGGATCGAACTGTGCCGCGAGCTCGGCCTGCCCGCGGTGACGCTGAACCGGCCGGAGGGCTCGTCGCCGTTCCCCGCAGTCTGCCTCGACGACCGTCCGGGCACGGTCGAGGTCGTCGAGCACCTGCTCGCGCTCGGCCACCGCCGGATCGCGCACGTCGCCGGTCCGCCCACGTTCGTCCATGCCACCGCCCGGGCGGACTCGTTCGTCGCGACCCTGGCCGACGCGGGGCTGGAGCCGGCCGGTCTCGAGGTCAGCGACTTCACCGCGGCCGGCGGGATCGAGGCGACCCGGCGGCTGCTCGCACTGCCGGAGCGTCCGACCGCGATCGTCTACGCCAACGACCGGATGGCGATCGCCGGGCTCGGCGCCGCGCAGCAGGCCGGGCTGACCGTGCCCGACGACCTGAGCGTCGCGGGCTTCGACGACAGCGAGCTGGCCGAGTTCGTCCACCCCGGCCTGACCACCGTGCGCGCCGATCCCTACGCCTTCGGCGAGGCCGCCGCGAACACCCTCAACCAACTCATCGACGGGACCGGTGACGTGGCCGACGTGGAGCTCCCACCGGCCCGTCTCGTCGTACGCCGTTCGACCGCACGTCTGGAGGAGTCATGA
- a CDS encoding extracellular solute-binding protein, with amino-acid sequence MKRRKVTAALLALGLTGVAAACGGSDGGGDADAAAQAKGEITVWLSNNAEEVAWGKQMVAAWNAAHPEEKVTAQEIPTGKSSEEVIGAAITAGNAPCLIFNTSPASVSQFQKQGGLVALDGFDGGKEYVESRTGKVAEQYRSTDGKYYQLPWKDNPVMIFYNKKAFAKAGIDTTKPPLATYDEFLATSRKLVAAKAAKFAIYPAPSNEFYQSWFDFYPLFAAESGGKQLVADGKAQFASDEGKKVAGFWRTMYADKLASQEKYTGDSFVDGTAAMAIVGPWAVATYKGKVEWGAVPVPTSAGKPANETYTFSDAKNVAMYSACKNRGTAWEVLKFATSKEQDGKLLEATGQMPLRDAVATAYPEYFQKNPDYQQFADQAARTVEVPNVPNSITIWQTFRDAYSKSVIFGQEDPGAALDGAVQKVDQLAKQS; translated from the coding sequence ATGAAACGACGCAAGGTGACCGCGGCGCTGCTGGCGCTGGGGCTGACCGGAGTCGCCGCAGCCTGCGGCGGCAGTGACGGCGGAGGTGATGCCGACGCGGCCGCCCAGGCCAAGGGCGAGATCACCGTCTGGTTGTCGAACAACGCCGAGGAAGTGGCCTGGGGCAAGCAGATGGTGGCGGCCTGGAACGCCGCGCATCCGGAGGAGAAGGTCACGGCGCAGGAGATCCCGACCGGGAAGAGCTCCGAGGAAGTGATCGGGGCCGCGATCACGGCGGGCAACGCGCCGTGCCTGATCTTCAACACCTCGCCGGCCTCGGTGTCGCAGTTCCAGAAGCAGGGTGGCCTGGTGGCGCTCGACGGCTTCGACGGCGGCAAGGAGTACGTCGAGAGCCGCACCGGCAAGGTCGCCGAGCAGTACAGGTCCACGGACGGCAAGTACTACCAGCTGCCCTGGAAGGACAACCCGGTGATGATCTTCTACAACAAGAAGGCCTTCGCCAAGGCGGGCATCGACACCACGAAGCCGCCGCTGGCGACGTACGACGAGTTCCTGGCCACGTCGCGCAAGCTGGTCGCCGCCAAGGCCGCGAAGTTCGCGATCTACCCGGCGCCGAGCAACGAGTTCTACCAGTCCTGGTTCGACTTCTACCCGTTGTTCGCGGCCGAGTCCGGCGGCAAGCAACTGGTGGCCGACGGCAAGGCGCAGTTCGCCTCGGACGAGGGCAAGAAGGTCGCGGGGTTCTGGCGGACCATGTACGCCGACAAGCTGGCCTCGCAGGAGAAGTACACCGGCGACTCGTTCGTCGACGGCACCGCCGCGATGGCGATCGTCGGCCCGTGGGCGGTCGCGACGTACAAGGGCAAGGTCGAGTGGGGCGCCGTCCCGGTGCCGACGTCGGCCGGCAAGCCCGCGAACGAGACGTACACGTTCAGCGACGCGAAGAACGTCGCGATGTACTCCGCCTGCAAGAACCGCGGGACGGCGTGGGAGGTGCTGAAGTTCGCCACCAGCAAGGAGCAGGACGGCAAGTTGCTGGAGGCCACCGGCCAGATGCCGCTGCGCGACGCGGTCGCCACGGCGTACCCGGAGTACTTCCAGAAGAACCCGGACTACCAGCAGTTCGCCGACCAGGCGGCCCGCACGGTCGAGGTCCCGAACGTGCCGAACTCGATCACGATCTGGCAGACCTTCCGTGACGCGTACTCCAAGTCCGTGATCTTCGGCCAGGAAGACCCGGGCGCGGCCCTCGACGGCGCCGTCCAGAAGGTCGATCAGCTCGCCAAGCAGTCATGA
- a CDS encoding carbohydrate ABC transporter permease: MSKRTGVLGKVLGKQPIGSLFVTPYVVFLAAVFAYPLGFAVYMSFHDYFFTAPGAIVERPFVGFENYATMLSDPAVRRSFVNVGIFLLINVPLTVVLSLLLAYALNGAVRWRGFFRVSYYVPYVTASVAVVGVWLFLFNSNGLVNSVLGPLAPDPSWLVNSNLAMPTVAIYVTWKQLGFFILLYLAALQNVSKDLYEAASMDGAGRIKSFWNVTVPGVRPATTLVVLLATVTGANLFTEPYLLTGGGGPDGASASPVLIMYQRGIEQGNPDIGAAIGVLLVVGVLILALVERRFVGREN, encoded by the coding sequence ATGAGCAAGCGTACCGGGGTGCTGGGCAAGGTCCTCGGCAAACAGCCGATCGGGTCGTTGTTCGTCACCCCGTACGTGGTCTTCCTGGCGGCGGTCTTCGCCTACCCGCTCGGGTTCGCCGTGTACATGTCGTTCCACGACTACTTCTTCACCGCGCCCGGCGCGATCGTGGAGCGGCCGTTCGTCGGGTTCGAGAACTACGCGACCATGCTGTCGGACCCGGCGGTCCGGCGCTCGTTCGTCAACGTCGGCATCTTCCTGCTGATCAACGTGCCGCTGACCGTGGTGCTGTCGCTGCTGCTGGCGTACGCGCTCAACGGGGCTGTGCGGTGGCGCGGGTTCTTCCGGGTCAGTTACTACGTCCCCTATGTGACGGCGAGCGTCGCGGTGGTCGGCGTCTGGCTGTTCCTGTTCAACTCCAACGGCCTGGTGAACTCCGTGCTCGGGCCGCTCGCGCCTGATCCGTCCTGGCTGGTCAACTCGAACCTGGCGATGCCGACGGTCGCGATCTACGTGACCTGGAAACAGCTCGGGTTCTTCATCCTGCTCTACCTGGCCGCGCTGCAGAACGTGTCGAAGGACCTGTACGAGGCGGCGTCGATGGACGGCGCCGGGCGGATCAAGTCGTTCTGGAACGTGACCGTGCCGGGGGTCCGGCCGGCCACGACGCTCGTCGTCCTGCTGGCGACCGTGACCGGGGCGAACCTGTTCACCGAGCCGTACCTGCTGACCGGTGGCGGCGGTCCAGACGGCGCGTCGGCGTCGCCGGTCCTGATCATGTACCAGCGCGGAATCGAGCAGGGCAACC